The following proteins are encoded in a genomic region of Clostridium kluyveri:
- a CDS encoding TMEM165/GDT1 family protein yields the protein MDTFIQALLLVVIAEMGDKTQLLAMAMASKYKIKEVLSGVLIATIFNHGLAVAVGSYLSSLISMKIVNIAAAISFLIFGLWTLRGDKIDGESSNRSRFGPIVTVIIAFFLAEMGDKTQLMTITISAKGNEPILTFIGTTLGMIIADSIGIIGGAWIYKHIPDKYIKWTAGGIFIFFGTLSIYNTSSSWMIHPIYIIMYIIVLSIFIYLFGVKFSYSNKSS from the coding sequence ATGGATACATTTATACAAGCACTGCTGCTTGTGGTTATTGCAGAAATGGGAGATAAAACTCAATTACTCGCTATGGCCATGGCAAGTAAGTACAAAATAAAGGAGGTGTTATCAGGAGTACTTATAGCTACTATTTTTAACCATGGACTAGCAGTAGCAGTAGGAAGTTATTTGAGTTCTCTCATATCTATGAAGATAGTAAATATAGCAGCTGCAATATCTTTTTTGATTTTTGGCCTCTGGACTTTAAGGGGAGATAAGATTGATGGAGAAAGTAGTAATAGGAGCAGATTTGGACCGATTGTCACAGTTATTATAGCTTTCTTTTTAGCAGAAATGGGAGATAAAACTCAACTTATGACAATAACTATATCTGCAAAAGGAAATGAGCCTATATTAACATTTATAGGGACAACACTGGGAATGATTATTGCAGATAGTATAGGGATTATAGGTGGAGCCTGGATATATAAGCATATTCCAGATAAATACATAAAGTGGACAGCAGGAGGTATATTCATATTTTTTGGAACTCTTTCTATTTATAATACCAGTTCTTCCTGGATGATTCATCCAATATATATTATAATGTACATAATAGTACTTAGTATATTTATATATTTATTTGGTGTGAAATTTTCATATAGCAATAAAAGTTCGTAA
- a CDS encoding DMT family transporter, with the protein MLVEGAAKVQSRTKGIVLVIFAAVLWGVSGTVAQYLFQKRFTPEWLVVIRLLLSGIILLCYAFFKLKKDIWDIWKYRHHRFNLILFSIIGMLGVQYTYFAAIKYSNAATATILQYLSMVIITCYLAVFLKKIPGLRQAVAIILAIVGTFFIITHGNVHALSISKLGLFWGLSSAFALAFYTLQPCSLLSKWDSIVVVGWGMLIGGLTFSLFYHPWDFTGQWSGASISGVIFVVIFGTLIPFWCYMESTKHIKPSETNVLACVEPLSSVFLSVLWLHISFGIMEWIGAICIITTVVILSGEKT; encoded by the coding sequence ATGCTTGTTGAGGGTGCAGCAAAGGTTCAATCACGAACAAAAGGAATAGTACTTGTAATATTTGCAGCTGTGCTGTGGGGAGTATCGGGTACCGTTGCCCAGTATCTATTCCAAAAAAGATTTACTCCAGAATGGCTTGTGGTAATTAGGTTATTACTATCAGGAATAATTTTATTATGCTATGCTTTTTTCAAATTAAAGAAAGATATATGGGACATATGGAAATATAGACATCACAGATTTAACCTTATCTTATTTAGTATCATAGGTATGCTGGGAGTACAATATACATATTTTGCTGCTATTAAATATTCAAATGCTGCCACAGCAACTATACTTCAGTACTTATCAATGGTTATAATTACTTGTTATCTAGCTGTATTTTTAAAAAAGATTCCGGGTTTGAGACAAGCAGTGGCTATTATTTTAGCTATAGTAGGCACTTTTTTTATAATTACCCATGGAAATGTTCATGCCTTGTCTATTTCTAAGCTGGGGTTATTTTGGGGTCTTAGTTCTGCTTTTGCATTGGCTTTTTATACATTACAGCCTTGTTCTCTCTTGAGTAAGTGGGATTCTATTGTTGTAGTTGGATGGGGTATGCTTATTGGAGGACTAACATTCAGTTTGTTTTATCACCCCTGGGATTTTACAGGACAATGGTCTGGAGCTTCCATATCTGGAGTTATTTTTGTGGTGATATTTGGAACGTTAATTCCTTTTTGGTGCTACATGGAAAGCACAAAACATATAAAACCTTCAGAGACAAATGTGTTGGCCTGTGTTGAACCTTTATCCTCGGTGTTTTTATCTGTTTTGTGGCTCCATATAAGCTTTGGAATAATGGAATGGATAGGAGCAATATGTATTATAACGACAGTGGTTATTTTATCTGGTGAAAAAACATAG
- a CDS encoding NAD(P)/FAD-dependent oxidoreductase: protein MEIAIMGAGMSGLSCAITLEKNGMKPIIFEKRNRVGDRFVNGEATFSILNRPIKDELRYLKDSHHIYLKPTDRVEKLIFHSKNEKGNIEGALGYLNIRGRHDNSYECQLAKQVNSKINFNSTYEYEQLCKEFEYVILAPGDGDYAVKLGNYRCDLTCSIKGVTVEGEFCTNIPHVWFNYDIIPMGYAWLLPFSEKEANLVIAYPEFPNNIKLDINDIWNEFYSMACKDLKQDFKITDGFQIARYMMGICCKPKIENTYFVGNCFGAMSPGLGFGQFTSILTGIYSAYDLCNLGKYEELVKPLFRNYNNSLALRRFLENLNNHNLDFIIKNLDNKLLDKFIDKIINSTSKIDLLEIFTPMMKSWNSFKRNS from the coding sequence TTGGAAATTGCAATTATGGGTGCTGGAATGTCGGGATTATCCTGTGCTATAACGTTAGAAAAAAATGGAATGAAGCCAATTATTTTTGAAAAACGGAACAGGGTGGGAGATAGATTTGTCAATGGAGAAGCTACTTTTAGCATATTGAACAGGCCCATTAAAGATGAACTAAGATACTTGAAAGATAGTCATCATATATATTTAAAACCTACAGACAGAGTTGAAAAGTTGATTTTTCATTCTAAAAATGAAAAAGGAAATATTGAGGGAGCTTTAGGTTATTTGAATATTAGAGGAAGACATGATAATTCCTATGAGTGTCAATTGGCAAAACAGGTAAATTCCAAAATAAATTTTAATTCTACTTATGAATATGAGCAATTATGTAAAGAATTTGAATATGTAATTTTAGCACCTGGAGATGGAGATTATGCTGTAAAGCTTGGAAATTATAGATGTGATCTTACTTGTAGTATAAAGGGGGTCACAGTTGAGGGAGAGTTTTGTACAAATATCCCCCATGTGTGGTTTAATTATGATATAATACCAATGGGATATGCATGGCTGCTGCCTTTTTCTGAAAAGGAGGCCAATTTAGTTATTGCTTATCCAGAATTCCCTAATAATATAAAATTGGATATAAATGACATATGGAATGAATTTTATAGTATGGCCTGTAAAGATTTAAAGCAAGACTTTAAAATAACTGATGGATTTCAAATCGCGAGATATATGATGGGTATATGCTGTAAACCTAAAATTGAGAATACATATTTTGTAGGGAATTGTTTTGGAGCAATGTCTCCGGGACTTGGATTCGGGCAATTTACTTCCATATTGACAGGAATCTATTCAGCTTATGATTTGTGTAATTTAGGTAAGTATGAAGAGCTTGTAAAACCTTTATTTCGAAATTACAATAATTCACTAGCCTTAAGAAGATTTTTAGAGAATCTGAATAATCATAACCTGGATTTCATAATTAAAAATTTGGATAATAAATTATTAGATAAATTTATTGATAAAATAATTAATAGTACAAGTAAAATTGATTTACTTGAAATTTTTACTCCTATGATGAAATCATGGAATTCTTTTAAGAGAAATAGTTAA
- a CDS encoding iron-containing alcohol dehydrogenase — translation MENTHDFHSPATNLIGIGAIKDLTLELMPYKLSKALIVTDKNIIKLGYVETIEKILKSLFISYDIFDGILHPNCTISFVEDALAYFKKGLNILKRNYHIIISIGGGTNHDCAKAVAIMATNGGSIEDYEGYEKMKNPALPVISINTTSGSGSEISNFAIIEDESRKVKMTIGDSKMMPIISVNDPMFMQTMPPDVTASSGIDVLTHSIEGFVSTEASPITDSLALKSMKLVFKYLKRAYENGNDLEAREQMMFASVMAGMVFNNAGLGYVHSMSHQLGALYNEIHGTCNGILLPHVFEFNSPSIPDERIFNINEMIGLEAETKKDAVNNIKHSIQNLCEDIKLPEHLSSVGFNENDLEFISKNALKDICSLTNPRKGTLTDIMNIFKAAI, via the coding sequence TTGGAAAATACACATGATTTTCATTCACCCGCAACAAATCTCATTGGCATTGGAGCCATTAAAGATTTAACATTAGAATTGATGCCTTATAAATTGAGCAAGGCTTTAATTGTTACAGACAAGAATATAATAAAACTGGGTTATGTTGAAACAATAGAAAAAATATTAAAAAGTTTATTTATCTCTTACGATATATTTGATGGTATTTTGCATCCAAATTGTACTATTTCATTTGTGGAAGATGCCCTTGCCTATTTTAAAAAGGGATTAAATATATTAAAACGAAACTACCACATCATAATATCTATAGGAGGTGGAACTAATCATGATTGTGCAAAAGCTGTAGCTATTATGGCAACAAATGGCGGCTCTATAGAGGATTATGAAGGATATGAAAAAATGAAAAATCCTGCTCTGCCAGTAATATCAATAAACACTACCTCTGGTTCAGGATCTGAAATATCCAATTTTGCAATTATAGAGGATGAAAGTAGAAAGGTAAAAATGACTATAGGAGATTCTAAAATGATGCCTATTATATCTGTAAATGATCCTATGTTTATGCAAACTATGCCTCCAGATGTGACCGCAAGCTCAGGTATTGACGTTCTAACTCATTCAATAGAAGGATTTGTATCTACTGAGGCTTCACCTATTACAGATAGCCTGGCATTGAAATCTATGAAATTAGTTTTTAAGTATTTAAAAAGAGCCTATGAAAATGGAAATGACCTAGAAGCTAGAGAACAAATGATGTTTGCTAGTGTCATGGCGGGAATGGTTTTTAATAATGCAGGACTTGGATATGTTCATTCCATGTCCCACCAATTAGGAGCACTTTATAATGAAATTCACGGAACTTGTAACGGAATTTTGCTGCCTCATGTATTTGAATTTAATTCTCCATCAATACCTGATGAAAGAATCTTTAATATCAACGAGATGATAGGATTAGAAGCAGAAACAAAAAAAGATGCAGTTAACAATATTAAGCATAGTATTCAAAATCTCTGTGAAGATATTAAACTTCCAGAGCACCTGAGCTCTGTTGGATTCAATGAAAACGACTTAGAATTCATATCCAAAAATGCTCTAAAAGATATATGTTCCCTTACAAATCCAAGAAAAGGAACTCTTACAGATATAATGAATATTTTTAAAGCTGCTATTTAA
- a CDS encoding energy-coupling factor ABC transporter substrate-binding protein: MSVENKTNNIFKKNLLLAFLVILIAVIPLVFMKNAEFTGSDDKAEKAITQIDKSYKPWFSSVWEPPSGEIESLLFALQAAIGSGVVCYYLGYSKGKSKKVEEDEL, translated from the coding sequence ATGAGTGTAGAAAATAAAACTAATAATATATTTAAGAAAAATTTACTATTGGCTTTTCTTGTGATATTAATAGCAGTTATTCCATTAGTATTCATGAAAAATGCTGAATTTACAGGCTCAGATGATAAAGCAGAAAAGGCAATCACTCAAATTGATAAAAGTTATAAGCCCTGGTTTTCCTCAGTATGGGAGCCCCCAAGTGGTGAAATAGAAAGTCTTTTATTTGCATTGCAGGCGGCCATTGGTTCAGGAGTAGTATGTTATTATCTGGGATACTCAAAAGGCAAGTCTAAGAAAGTGGAAGAAGATGAATTATGA
- a CDS encoding energy-coupling factor ABC transporter permease, producing the protein MSKKYQISLGIFLALLFIPEGVYAMHIMEGFLPAKWCVAWGVICIPFVVVGLFSIKQKIRVNPKIKMLIAMAGAFAFVLSALKIPSVTGSCSHPTGVGLGAVLFGPAVMSVLGVIVLIFQALLLAHGGLTTLGANTFSMAVVGPLVSYFLYKLLKKMNVSSSIAVFVAAMLGDLMTYVTTSIQLALAFPDATGGVLVSMTKFIGIFAVTQIPLAISEGILTVIVFNLLNNHNKEELVQLNVISEEA; encoded by the coding sequence ATGTCAAAAAAATATCAAATTTCATTGGGAATTTTTCTTGCATTACTATTTATACCTGAAGGTGTATATGCCATGCATATTATGGAAGGTTTTCTTCCTGCAAAGTGGTGTGTAGCATGGGGTGTTATATGCATACCTTTTGTTGTAGTAGGATTATTTTCTATAAAACAGAAGATAAGAGTAAATCCTAAAATAAAAATGTTAATAGCTATGGCAGGTGCGTTTGCATTTGTTTTATCTGCACTGAAAATTCCATCAGTTACAGGAAGTTGTTCTCATCCAACCGGGGTAGGACTTGGAGCTGTACTTTTTGGGCCTGCAGTTATGAGTGTTTTGGGTGTTATAGTTCTTATATTTCAAGCACTGCTTCTTGCACATGGAGGATTGACTACCCTTGGAGCTAATACTTTTTCCATGGCTGTGGTTGGACCATTGGTATCATATTTTTTGTACAAGTTACTGAAAAAAATGAATGTATCATCCTCAATAGCCGTGTTTGTAGCTGCCATGCTGGGAGATTTAATGACTTATGTTACAACCTCAATTCAGCTTGCGTTAGCATTTCCTGATGCAACGGGAGGAGTATTGGTTTCTATGACTAAGTTTATTGGTATATTTGCTGTAACTCAAATTCCCCTTGCAATAAGTGAAGGAATATTAACTGTTATAGTTTTTAACCTTTTAAATAATCATAATAAAGAAGAACTTGTACAGCTGAATGTTATATCAGAGGAGGCATAA
- a CDS encoding EAL and HDOD domain-containing protein, translated as MNIFIARQPILDKYNKIYGYELLFRNDIKKNKYSENDGDKATMEIIINSFFYMDINKMTQNKMAFINFTENILTSQIFQIISPKTIVIEILENIRPSNKIINACKILKQYGFTLALDDFSFSYEYEQLIKLVDIIKVDFNITKGYERKNIVKLINTIKPKNIKFLAEKIETLYDFNEAIKYGYTYFQGYYFSKPTIISGKKIPENELIYVKILNEVNSEEISITKIENLIKNDVSLSYNLLKIINSAEFCLKTRIESVKQALIYFGEDRIKKWINLTCLKLISHDKPEIFMINTLVRAHFAELIFIKLGLARDSFNAFLTGMLSLIDIILERPLKEILEELNISDEVKSGLLGEKNNYYKILKLIIAYENEQWDKVKLLNLDFGLDDTDLINTYFESIYQVNLYL; from the coding sequence ATGAATATATTTATAGCTAGACAACCTATCTTGGATAAATACAATAAAATTTATGGATATGAGCTTTTATTTAGAAATGACATAAAAAAAAATAAATATAGTGAAAATGATGGAGATAAGGCCACTATGGAAATTATAATAAATAGTTTCTTTTATATGGATATAAATAAAATGACCCAAAATAAGATGGCTTTCATCAATTTTACTGAGAATATTTTAACTTCACAAATATTTCAAATAATTTCACCTAAAACTATTGTAATTGAAATTTTAGAAAATATAAGACCATCTAATAAAATAATAAATGCATGCAAAATTTTAAAACAATATGGTTTTACATTGGCTTTAGACGACTTTAGCTTTAGTTATGAATATGAACAGCTTATTAAATTAGTAGACATAATAAAAGTAGATTTTAATATAACTAAAGGTTATGAACGAAAAAATATAGTCAAGTTAATTAATACTATAAAGCCCAAAAATATAAAATTTCTTGCAGAAAAGATTGAAACACTTTATGACTTTAATGAAGCTATAAAATATGGTTATACATATTTTCAAGGATATTATTTTAGCAAACCTACAATTATATCAGGTAAAAAAATACCTGAAAATGAACTTATATATGTAAAGATATTAAATGAAGTAAATTCAGAGGAAATCTCTATAACTAAGATTGAAAACTTAATTAAAAATGATGTTTCACTTTCCTATAACTTATTAAAGATAATAAACTCTGCTGAATTCTGCTTAAAAACTAGAATAGAATCAGTTAAACAGGCTCTTATTTATTTTGGTGAAGACAGAATAAAAAAATGGATAAATTTAACCTGCTTAAAATTGATTTCTCATGATAAACCTGAAATATTCATGATAAATACACTAGTTAGAGCCCATTTTGCTGAATTGATATTTATTAAATTGGGACTAGCAAGAGACTCCTTCAATGCATTTTTAACAGGAATGCTATCCTTAATAGACATAATACTTGAAAGACCTTTAAAGGAAATATTAGAAGAATTGAACATATCAGATGAAGTTAAAAGTGGCTTACTGGGAGAAAAAAATAATTATTATAAAATATTGAAACTAATTATTGCATATGAAAATGAACAATGGGATAAAGTAAAATTGCTGAACTTAGATTTTGGCCTAGATGATACAGATTTAATAAATACTTATTTTGAATCCATATATCAGGTAAATTTATATTTATAA
- a CDS encoding PocR ligand-binding domain-containing protein produces the protein MAKNTISNHIHDDISSLKIENVIDINLLQKFQDNFAESLNIASVTVDMDGNPVTNPSSYTNFCLSLTQSTDMGTRRCAESHKKGGIEAARTGKPYVYTCHAGLIDFAVPILIEDIQIGSILGGQILTSPPKESIYKNTAKEIGVDETRYLQAVNEVNIITEKNIQAAAEVLYVISNALSKIGYQELRLKNTSEILFDNLNQVSAIMEELSASSINVTDNQHALNKEIINIKDISSEINSILDGIKSIADQTKMLGLNAAIEAARAGDSGRGFGVVATEIRKLSQNSKDTAMKISELTKKIQDSVEKTVESSNSTLHTTQQQTSAIQETNANLQEITSIADHLNKLTS, from the coding sequence ATGGCTAAAAATACTATTAGCAATCATATTCATGATGATATAAGTTCACTTAAAATAGAGAATGTAATAGATATTAACCTACTTCAAAAATTTCAGGATAACTTTGCGGAAAGCCTGAATATTGCCAGTGTAACTGTAGATATGGACGGAAACCCTGTAACGAATCCAAGTTCTTACACAAATTTTTGTTTGAGCCTTACTCAGTCTACTGATATGGGTACAAGACGGTGTGCTGAGTCCCATAAAAAAGGAGGTATAGAAGCGGCAAGAACAGGAAAACCTTATGTTTATACCTGTCATGCAGGATTAATAGATTTTGCTGTTCCTATATTAATAGAAGATATACAGATAGGTTCTATTTTAGGAGGTCAGATCTTAACTTCTCCTCCCAAAGAATCAATATATAAAAATACTGCAAAAGAAATAGGAGTTGATGAAACCAGATATTTACAAGCTGTGAATGAAGTAAATATTATTACTGAAAAAAATATACAGGCAGCTGCAGAGGTACTATATGTTATTTCAAATGCACTATCTAAAATTGGTTATCAGGAATTAAGACTTAAAAATACCTCTGAAATACTTTTTGATAATTTAAATCAGGTTTCCGCAATTATGGAAGAGTTATCTGCATCTTCAATCAATGTTACAGATAACCAACACGCATTAAATAAAGAGATTATTAATATTAAAGATATATCCTCGGAAATAAACTCTATATTGGATGGAATAAAATCCATAGCTGATCAGACTAAAATGCTTGGACTAAATGCTGCAATAGAAGCAGCAAGAGCAGGTGATTCTGGAAGAGGTTTTGGAGTAGTTGCCACAGAAATAAGAAAATTGTCTCAGAACTCAAAGGATACAGCTATGAAAATATCAGAACTTACTAAAAAGATTCAAGACTCTGTAGAAAAAACCGTAGAATCATCAAATTCTACCCTACATACTACACAGCAGCAGACTTCTGCCATCCAGGAAACCAATGCAAATCTACAGGAGATTACATCCATTGCAGATCACTTGAATAAATTAACATCTTAA
- a CDS encoding PepSY domain-containing protein: MQFLTYEIGIKSDSGLIHEVKINANNGEILEVDIED; the protein is encoded by the coding sequence ATGCAGTTTTTAACTTATGAAATAGGGATTAAATCTGATAGTGGCTTAATACATGAAGTTAAGATAAATGCTAATAATGGTGAAATACTTGAAGTTGACATAGAAGATTAA
- a CDS encoding superoxide dismutase — MSHVLPELPYDYNALEPYYDEQTVKLHHDIHHKGYVDGLNTAETKLKEARESGDYSLVKHWEKELAFHGSGHILHKIFWENMKPNGGGAPSGEVSGKINEFFGSFEAFKDQFTKAAIAVEGSGWCALVWNNIFNKLEILQIEKHQNLTQWGSTPILVVDVWEHAYYLKYQNKRADFVNNWWNLINWEDVNKKLSEVK, encoded by the coding sequence ATGAGTCACGTTTTACCAGAACTACCTTATGATTATAATGCATTGGAACCATATTATGATGAGCAAACTGTGAAGTTACATCATGACATACATCATAAAGGATATGTAGATGGTCTGAATACAGCTGAGACTAAGCTTAAAGAAGCAAGAGAAAGTGGAGATTACTCACTTGTTAAGCATTGGGAAAAAGAATTGGCTTTCCACGGCAGCGGTCATATACTACATAAGATTTTTTGGGAAAATATGAAGCCAAATGGTGGAGGCGCTCCTTCAGGTGAAGTATCTGGAAAAATTAATGAATTTTTTGGAAGTTTTGAAGCATTTAAAGATCAATTTACAAAAGCAGCTATTGCAGTAGAAGGCTCAGGATGGTGTGCTCTTGTATGGAATAATATATTTAATAAGCTGGAAATATTGCAAATTGAAAAACATCAAAATTTAACTCAATGGGGCAGTACACCTATACTTGTAGTTGATGTATGGGAGCATGCATATTATTTGAAGTATCAAAATAAAAGAGCAGATTTCGTTAACAATTGGTGGAATTTAATTAATTGGGAAGATGTAAATAAGAAATTATCAGAAGTTAAATAA
- a CDS encoding alpha/beta-type small acid-soluble spore protein, which yields MAYNSNKLVVPEAREALNQFKMESAKEVGVNLKNGYNGDLTSREAGSIGGNMVKKMVEAYEQGLK from the coding sequence GTGGCATATAACAGTAATAAATTAGTAGTACCAGAAGCAAGAGAAGCTTTAAATCAGTTTAAAATGGAATCGGCCAAGGAAGTAGGAGTAAATTTAAAAAATGGTTACAATGGAGATCTTACTTCAAGGGAAGCAGGTTCTATAGGTGGAAATATGGTTAAGAAAATGGTTGAAGCTTATGAACAGGGCTTAAAATAA
- a CDS encoding methyl-accepting chemotaxis protein produces MKFLKFNENNLKIIHMFTLLSIIALLTNLFIGFIAYFNMHNLNSDIENLYNNQLYKVKEAGYINGELGQLRNALTKIIDRPYDQNNVDLFNSKDKEIQNTINDLSSIKLSEKEKNLLNKARENYNEYIEGGRQIIDRRSRGEILDTKFTDEYGKIGASMSSTLTQLNDEILKTVKNTYISSNKHFNSSILILIVVTIVSMAAIIFISIFTKIFIKRSIINFFSILKRLEDGDFTIHIDKSSNNEFGEMKRELAITLESIIYMIRDVKNNTLQINKETVSLASASEEMSSLASQVREDIQQVSKGSQKQAYELMEIKNYVGEFGNSIDTIVSAVKEVADESNSVNVMSSDSNLELSRLLNSLSEIQKDFESVVSSTSELENSINNVNKIINIINDIADQTNLLSLNAAIEASRVGEAGKGFAVVAEEIGKLAEQSKNSSSDITDILSIISSETKKVTNSTSKVSEAFKDQENIVENSMSSFKGIIGTVDKIIPLIDNINKLITGIDKEKGNITKKVKNAFDISEENRIFAEQIAISSDEMSTSSNGVATSAELLTEVLENTLLKVNKFKV; encoded by the coding sequence ATGAAATTTCTAAAATTCAATGAAAACAACTTAAAAATAATTCATATGTTTACTTTGTTAAGTATAATAGCATTATTAACAAATCTGTTTATAGGTTTTATAGCTTATTTTAACATGCATAACCTAAATAGTGATATAGAAAATCTATATAATAATCAGTTATATAAGGTAAAAGAGGCAGGTTACATAAATGGAGAATTGGGACAACTTAGAAATGCCTTAACTAAAATTATAGACAGGCCCTACGATCAAAATAATGTAGATTTATTTAATAGTAAAGACAAAGAAATACAAAATACTATAAATGATTTATCTAGTATAAAACTTTCTGAAAAGGAGAAAAATTTACTTAATAAAGCCAGAGAAAATTATAATGAGTATATAGAAGGTGGTCGGCAAATAATAGATAGGAGAAGCAGGGGAGAAATTTTAGATACTAAATTTACAGATGAATATGGAAAAATTGGAGCTAGTATGTCAAGTACATTGACCCAGTTAAATGATGAAATCTTAAAAACGGTAAAAAATACATATATTTCTTCAAATAAACATTTTAATAGTTCTATTCTAATTCTCATAGTTGTAACTATAGTGAGTATGGCAGCAATTATTTTTATTTCAATATTTACAAAAATATTTATTAAAAGATCCATAATTAATTTTTTTAGTATATTAAAGAGATTGGAAGATGGAGATTTTACTATTCATATAGATAAAAGTTCTAATAATGAATTTGGAGAGATGAAAAGAGAACTAGCCATTACATTAGAATCTATAATCTATATGATAAGAGACGTAAAAAACAATACTCTTCAGATTAATAAAGAAACAGTATCCCTGGCATCAGCATCAGAAGAAATGTCTTCCTTAGCTTCCCAAGTAAGAGAAGATATACAACAAGTTTCAAAAGGATCTCAAAAACAAGCTTATGAATTAATGGAAATTAAAAATTATGTAGGCGAATTTGGTAATTCAATAGATACTATAGTCTCTGCAGTAAAGGAAGTTGCGGATGAATCAAATAGTGTAAATGTTATGTCAAGTGATAGTAACTTAGAACTTAGTAGACTTCTAAATTCATTGAGTGAAATTCAGAAGGATTTTGAAAGTGTGGTTTCTTCTACGAGCGAATTAGAAAATAGTATAAATAATGTAAATAAAATTATCAATATTATAAATGACATAGCAGATCAGACAAACTTACTTTCATTAAATGCAGCTATAGAAGCATCAAGAGTAGGTGAAGCGGGCAAAGGTTTTGCTGTAGTAGCAGAGGAAATAGGAAAACTTGCAGAGCAAAGTAAAAATTCTTCTAGTGATATAACAGATATATTAAGCATTATATCAAGCGAAACAAAAAAAGTAACAAATAGTACATCTAAGGTTAGTGAAGCTTTTAAGGATCAGGAAAACATAGTTGAAAATTCTATGAGTTCTTTTAAAGGCATAATTGGAACTGTAGACAAAATTATACCTCTTATAGACAACATAAATAAGTTAATAACGGGTATAGATAAAGAAAAAGGAAATATAACAAAGAAGGTAAAAAATGCTTTTGATATATCTGAAGAAAATAGAATTTTTGCAGAACAAATAGCAATTTCCAGTGATGAAATGAGCACCTCTTCTAATGGTGTAGCCACTAGTGCTGAACTGTTAACTGAAGTTCTAGAAAATACCTTGTTAAAAGTAAATAAATTTAAAGTCTGA